The genomic stretch ttaaaaaataaaataactcatGATGTGTTCCAATAAAGACCAAAAACATTTTACAAACCTTATAGAATTTTATTATTCATCGGAttttaaagtttacaaataaaCCGTAAGAATTGCATCTGACTGTATCCTGTTTCACAGGTACAGCACAAATGTTAAACTGAATTTCCACATTTATTAATAGAGATTtctaccaaagagcagaaaacagcccaaggacACCAATGCTTCCTCTGCAATCATGTTTAAGAGAAATGGAAAGCTTAAAAACGAAATTTATTACGCAAAACTACATCACCCTTCAGAAACTGTTGTTAACTATGACCTATGCATATAAACTGTATTAgtaaaaatttaattttctgGATTAAAAGTGGTCATTCATTAATGGATGTGCATCAATTGATCCGTATTTGTGTAAATGGATTGTTTGACGTAGAAATTTGTAATATGGAATCTCTTCGTATGCAGGAGTTGCAGCAAGTGACGTGGAACTAAAGTACTTATATAATATCCATAGAATTCTCTGTATCAGTTTGTAATTATTAAAAGAAAACGGTTTCAACTCTATCCATCAGTTTGAAAGAAAGTTGGTTTTTGTCAGACTCCTTTTGTCTGATCTTATATGACCTCCCTACGTTCTAATGTACTGTATTACATTCACACCCTTTATGAACCTTCATCGTTAATATAAGTCTACCACGCTACGTTTAATACATTTTAGCTATAAATGCATAACTGATCATATCAACCGACTttgtatttaaaacatatatctatATGTATGTCATAACAGTTAAAATACAGGAAAGAAAACTTTTCGTCATTGattttgtcacaaacttattgttcagagtttatatgacaataaatatttgaattgaattgattatatatatttagatCGATATCGAAACGGAAAGAGGAAATCACAATTCACCAAATACAAggaacaatttatttcaaatgtttcaaCATTGCTGTTTTAAAGCGTAATGAAATTAGTTTTATTTAGAAAAGATAGGTTCAAAGTTCAGTTGTAATTAGGGTAAGTATGCCTCAGTATTTCTAGAAAGACTAGTGTTTAGACATGTGCAAGAGTTGTAATCTGTATCTGATCTCTTATTATCAATGTTTATCAGTTTTGTCATTGATATGCATAAATGATATAATATAAATACTCGCATATTGTACACGGTATtcactttaaataaaatgtttttaactatgtatgtaatAACACTATTAAACTACCGGAAAAGAAAATTTATCGTCATTGATTATATTTAGATTGATATCGGAACAAAAAGAAAACATCACAATTTACTAAATATTAGGAACTACCCCTGTTATACCAAAGAAAACCTTTGAGGCATAATGGAACACATTTGAGTATGTAATACTTATTCAATGATAATTTTAACATAATGCTTCGAAAATTATTATTCATATATTGgtatcctttttaatttttttttcttcaggaaaTGCACAAAATCTGGATATTACTATAGAAATGTTAAAGAGCAAAATCATTCAACCGAAATGAAAACATGACATAACAGGCAATCTAAGATCAAAGTATCTAACCAAAATCAAAGCTATCCCTTGCATAAACGCAAGTAATAGAGAATAATACACAAAATACTAAAATAGTACTCTAATTTTACAAATCAACATCAGCATGGCAGCTGTTTCTTTGTCACAAGAGGAGGAAAATTATGTAAGGATGAGCTTGTTGCTGACTGGGATTTCTCCACGTGGAGTAAGAGCTTTGTTTGATCGTGAATTTGCTCCATCATGCCCGAATGCCTCAATGTAGAAAGAGTATAACATactgaaagaccttcaattgaaACGCGTAATAAATCAATATCAGTGGAACCTTTTGTTCCCAAAAAATTCCGGTAAGTTAAAAGATccaaatttaattttcataacattaaaATTTTCTGTTCTTTAGATATCTTAATAAACTCAAAGATTTTTCAAGTTAACTCAAGTAACAATGTAACCATCTGTTCTTATTATAAcaaggtaaacatggtaaatacagAGGACcatttgttttctgttaaaaGTTAGATCTCCTACTCCATGGATTTCTTAGAATGTATATAAATCTTATTGCCAGTAacatcatatatttttgtatatataaataaaggcaacagtagtataccgctgttcaaactcataaatccatggacaagaaacaaaatcggggtaataaactaaaactgagggaaacgtattaaatataagaggagaacaacgacacaacactacaatgtaacacacacagaaacggaccaatcaTCAgaaaaaatcccacgagaataacaaatataacatcaaaaccaaatacatgaatttgggatagacaagtaccgtgacacgtgttatcgcaatgtgaatttacactaaaaaaaatgagaaaacaaacgacgcaacgttaaaatgtaacacacacagaaacgaactgttatataacaatggccatattcctgacttggtacaggacatttttaaaagaaaaaatggtaaaatcgttttagttattttaaataTCCCAGTTTTCGAATATAGCAAAAACACCTGTTTCCAGTTTTATTCCAGACTCAGTTGAATTTCCTAATCTCAAAATACCTGCCAAGTACAATTTTACAAGATTTATTTCAGGAACAGTTAAATCTACTGTTCGCTAAATAGCAGTTATGTACAGTAATGCATATTATATATACGTGACAGTGGAATCTTCCTTTCCTTTCTTATAATATGCAATTAAGGACATATAACGAACTTTTATAACCCAGGTTCTAATAAGGGCAGAATCTCATGTTCCCAATATTTCTTGTGAAGTACAGCTATACATACTTTATTTAAGTACCAGTCGATCATCCTCATCCGAAGATTAGCTTTATACAGAGATGCATGTCGTATTCTATTATAAGTGAAGTCTTTTGATTTCAAGATATCATGGTAAATCCGTACATCTATGTTTTATTCCATTCTTAGCGGACTCTCTTTTTGCCGAGATATCCAAATAGGTACAAACAGAGAGATATAATGTTTTATTCAGCATAAGCGGCATCTCATGTTTACAAGACATCCCTCAAAACATCAGAACTTCTTAAATGCCTCATATCTCGAAGCTGATAAATTAAAAGATGCATGTTTTTAGGACTGCTCATTCGTATTTCTTGGTTttaatgctcctcaactttgtatttgATTTGACCTACAAACTATTTTAAGTTGAGCGCTAACAATGATACGTATTTAGACAAAACGCCTGGGATAGTTGATTAGTTTCTTTTTTAGTACGATGAACTTTCCTGTTCCAAAATATATCCTTGTAAGTACAGATTTGCCAAATTTATCATAGAAATATTGGAATCTACCGATTCCAAGATATGATCAGGCTGGTAAGTCGAGAGAGTCATGTTCTATTCTAATAACAGTGGTATCTTATGTTCCTATGATACACTCAGGCTGTTTAGAAACATGATTTGTGTttatttctacataaaaaatctatttttgcTGGATGTCCTCAGTAACAAGCTGGTAAGTTGAAAGATGTCTGGTTTATTATAGAAGAAGTTAACTTTCCTGGCCCCAATATACCATATTGAGTGTCAAGAAGCATGTTTTATTCTAAAAACAATTTATTGACTTCTCTGTTCCCCGGATATTGTGGTAGGTTTCGAGATgagtttgaataaaaatatatatggatATATCAATAAGGCAGCAACATAACATCATAGAGAAtcaaaagaaatttattatttaaactaGTTCTGGTTTAATTTCACTTTTGAACTTTTGAACTTTTCGTTTTAATCATGTTCACAACTTTTGTATTGAGCTTTTGGCCTTAAAATATTTCGACATCAAACATCCTGTAGAGAGATTGACAATTTTAATGCGCACCATATTTTGCCATGAATGCATCCATTAGATACTTATAAAATGACAGTACACATGCAGTTATGTTATTCCCATACATCATATAGCATCTGAACCCTAAATCTGGTAAAGGTTTGCTTATTTATGCTGTAGTTTTGGAATAATTTAAggttgatttttttgttattgttataatGAAACTTTGCTGTCATCTTAGCAATTTTTGCAAATCCTATTTCCCGTTAAatacacatttctcggtagtaatttgtgatttccgtgtgaatcttttataaatttacatcgtaccaatgtgttttgtaaagaaaatgatttagaaacacttaaacagacaatacaaatactgacctaattttccatccgacatcttgggatgaccgtgaatgcagttacggtcatcagctttaccccagtgataaaACAGCatacaaataaaatgataaaataaacgCACGTATCTTTATGATTGTTAAATAagatagatacaaatgtataagcaaaagtataaaataatgtCAACAGTTACTCAATCAATCTAAAAGTGATTAATTTCCTGTCTTAATGTTGAACCCGTTTCTTTAATATCAGCTAAATATGGCTACACTTTGCTATTATAGAAGGTTACAATCAATGTCTGctatagaaaaaatataatatttggtcttttaaaaaacgcatcaatgtatatatatatatatatatatatatataagtacgtctgagtcagtgacaaccctacaacagatgtatccatcggatcgccatcaatgatggtgatacatggctgtgtacataatgtatatacaactcgtctaaacatcaacccaacaatgttagatctgtaaatttgctttcgcaaatttttggttcttccctcgccgggattcgaaccatgctactgtgatatcgtgacaccaaatcgcctgcactgcagccgtcccgctagaccacacgaccacctgggctctgttttaaatggttgagatttAAGCTCACAGTGAATGATTATGGTCATATTAGTGTGGAATAAAAACTTCGGAATTTATTCTAAAACTTTTTGGTCAAAAACGATGTGACATACGACTAAATACGAGttacagtacacaaaacacaacatagaaaactaaagactgagcagcaCGAACCTCTTCAAAATGGTTGATATCATGTTCGCCAGATAGATAAACAGATCTAGCTTCAGAGGATTTTTTTAACGTGGTCTTGAAAGAATATTAACTGTTGTTACTTTTTTcaaaaccaaaaccaaaaacgAATGACTTAGTATGAGTGATTATCTTGCAGGCATATGTTATTATGTTTGCAGGAGTTCCTGATTCAAAAAGGTTTGATGTCACGTTGATGATAACATTACTTCGACACCTAACTCCCATGACTCCTCCTGCTGGTGGATATGATTGTTTACCACACACAGTAGAAGTTACACAAGGTGCGGATTTGGCGAGAATCAAATATTACAGGAACTGCTTGGCTCACCTGGATGATGGAAAAATAGACACTTCCTTCTTCAATACTGCCTTGACTGATATCACTGATGTATGTATTTCTAATCAGTTTTCTAGAAAATCTATATATACGTTAtcgatttgaaaaaaagaaagctGCAACGATCTTTTGTgaaccctggtatctatgattagttaaTTGTGAACACTTCGTTGCCTGTTTTTCATaagttgtggttttttttacactttaTTCTCTACTACCAGTAGGCCAATAGCGATCAAACATGGCATCATTTTGAGATGTTACGTTACGGCTTTCATCAGAAACTATATCTGGGTATAGACAAACTTATATTCCTGGGCTTGATTTCCTTTCATGTTTTCTTTGATATCGGGTCGCTTcccacaaggaagctattaaaccgatagttccaaatgttgaaataatcctttcgtaaattttacggacgacatcacgagttggttgaccgttatggaatcaCCGTTTCATAGATGAAATCGGATATGTTCGTTATGTCGTAACTagaatccccttcccttttcacgaatgtgacctaccgaattagactatttacttattttttttttttttttttttttttttaatattaaacatattttattaacaatcacctattacatcaaccctcagttgcccagggaagcaactaagggggccccgatttttacagtctcatttgtcggggaaaAGCAAATGAGAAGAAAAACTACCACTATAAATTATTAATatcaacctttataaatattatctatccttgtacaaatgtacatgtacctgcaatcaatatcgatctatatatctatacatctcaccatatataattatttgaataaagtttgttttttatcttatttatttctcacaaaggctacctgtatttattaagcagtttcaattttatcgtacatcaagtcttttgttatgttaatttcgattacattaaatttctggtcgagtgatcatttaccacgtgcgatttgttaaagggatgtgtagttcattcataaaaaaaatggatttattaaTAATATGGAAGTGTGCTTTAAATGGGAGGTGAAACATACTAGATGCACATTCAAACTCTCAAGTCTAAAATAgaatgacaacgtcatggctttAAAAGGAAAggaccaacaaacaaacaatagtactcaaaactcaacatagaaaactaaagactaagcaacacgagcctcaccaaaacatttttttgttgttttatgtatTGTACCCGAACATGCATAGACGACTCTCTAAACTTATAACCTTAACATTTTAAATCATACACATCTAACACTTTGTGTATCATTTGCATTTTCGAGTACTATCATTTATGTTACAGGCCATTGCTAGACTAGGAGGACACACAATGGAACAGGAATGTtatcagttgaaaacaaaatgtttagatTATTCCAACCAAGAAATAGTAATGAATATCAAGCATTCTGAggatgaaattaaagaaataaaagaatCATTGGAAGAATTTAAATCGTCTCATTTAAAACTTCAGAAATCACACGAACTACTGCAAGGAAATTACGAAGAAGGAACTAAACGCTTTTCATTGCTTCAAGAAGAtcatgaagaaataaaaaattccTATGCATCGCTCCAACAAAAACTTGCAAAATCTCAGCAGGATACAGTACCATGGAATGTAAGAGGTAAACTTTTGAAACGTAAATcattaaacatagaaaaataatcaattaTGGGAGGTCATActtaactttttatatatatatataatcaaggGTAAATTCGAAAAGGGAGAAATTCACAAATCCTCTCAACATAAACGCACAAATTTATCTTCCATTGGAACGACTGAAACACAAcggtcatattcccgacttggtatcGATAATTccaaaatggtgggttaaacctagttttatTACTACCTATACCTTCAAATTTTATGACAGCTGTTTATAGTTGTTTTAAGTTATAAAAATGTGTAGGCAAGCCAAACAaacttaatttgttttattgttaccGAAATTGTGATCCATGAACGAAAGTAATTTAAACATTCATATAAAGATGTGCTACACAactcaaaatattcaaacaaaccTCCAAAAGAACCAAAAGGTTAAATGAGTTATGATGTAAACACATGGtaaagttttgataaatttttgcaACAGAATATTTTAAGATTAGATTAAAATTATTGTTTCTggcaaaatataattataaacgATGGTATATTGAACCTTTTTTGTATTACTTGAAACGTTAACATCACAAACCTCCGTATAAACAAATGGATTTGCCAGGTATTTTCTGTTTTTGAAAATGTATCGAAGATAAAACCGTACATTGCAAAACAGTAAGTTTGTATAGACTTAAGTTTATTAGCCTTATAACGGTATTtcggtttatatattttatatttaagagACGAAAATTCGATGTAAGGTTAAACTGTTCACATTAAGGTGAATATGTTGTTTATTGATAGTTATCGAAGctacaggcttataatttgatacgccagacgcgcgtttcgtctgcaaaagaatAATCATTGACGCGcagatcaaaattgttaaaaaaaacaccagtCAAACAAGTATAAGGTcgaagagcattgaaaaccaaaaattccaaaattggTACAAAATATGGTttaggtaatcttttcctgggataagacaatccatagtatttcgaataattcataattttgcaaacagtaaatttataaaaatcattatataattgatatttatgtcaacactaAAGTGTTAAATCAAGGTGTAAAGTATTTCTATAGCAGCATTAGTGGACAAATCAAAATTATCCACAGAGTGGATTGAATAATTCATTTGggtgtaattagttatcaaaggtaccatgattataatttagtacgccggacgtgcgtttcgtctacataagactcgtcagtgacgctcatatcaaactatttataaagccaaacaagtacaaaattgaaattttagaaacaattgGAATCATTtatttctcatatattttataagtccatctaataaattgttatttatataGATAATAATAAAGcattttaaagtttgtatttaaTTTCCTTGTAGCCCAAATCaacaaaatctataaaaaatggaaaaacaatGATAAGATGTTTGTAAGCACAAGAGCTGCCAAACACGTCCTGAAACTTTTACAAGACAATAGCTGTGTTACCATAACTGCTAGTTCTGGGGTAGGGAAGACTGCAATCCTGCAACACGTGGCTTTACAAATGGATGCAAATGGATACGACATATTTTTAGTGACAGATCCACGTGACATTATCCAATATTACAATCCAAACCAGAAAACATTGTTTGTTATAGATGATTTATTCGGGGGTTTTTCATTGAGCCAGAATGATATCAAACTTTGGGAGTCCATTAGTGGGCATATAAAAGAGATAATTGAagataatcaaacaaaaataatggTAACATGTAGATTGCAAGTGTACCAAGATAACAACTTTGACatattatcaatttttaattcATCTGTGTGTAATTTATTGTCACTTGATATGTGtctgacaaaaaatgaaaaacaatcaatAGCTGAAGTATACCTCGAAACAAAAGCTATTGAGATTTCAGATTATTATGGGTTATACGATTGTTTTCCACTTTTATGTCAATTGTATTATAATAATCCTACACaagacataaaacattttttcCAGCATCCTTATTCAGTTTATGAAGCACAGGTTGACCAGCTTCAAAAGAGATGTTTTGGTAAATACTGTGCTTTGGTTTTATGTGTCATGTTCAATAACAAACTGAACGAAGATATGTTAACGAAAAAGACTGATGAAGAAATAAAAACCATCATTGAAAACACGTGTGAAACGTGTAAACTAGACAGAGGAACATCAAGACTTTTTTTGAAAGATGAAATGGAATCCCTTTTAAATACGTTATTAATAAAACAAGACAAATCATATCCaacaacagaaaacaataaacttataTTAAAAACCAAAACCTTCTACACAACTATTCATGATAAAATATTCCACTATCTAGTCAATTACTTTGGACAGAAAATCATCGATTGTCTGATCAAGAATGCTGACAGCTGCTTGATATGGGAGACATTTTTACTGGAAAGAAGAGACGCCACGGATCAGTTTATCACTATTGTGCCCTGTCAGTACCACAAACTCTACATGCAGAGAATGACTGAAGACTGGTCAAAAGGAAAACTTCAAGACGTATTTaataacaaaaacatgaaaatacatCAATTCAGACAAAGATTTCTGTTTTATTTGAATACCTTAGATGTAGTTTACCAAAAGCAATTGGTACTTACCCGTGATACTAATGATAAAAAGTGTAAACGAGATATGTTATACTACAGGGATGATATTTGTGACACCGTTATGCTACATTGCTGTTCGATTGGAGACATGCAAATGATCCAGTGGTGTTGCAAGCAAGGTGTTGATGTAAACAAAAGTGGAATTTGTGGTCAGTCACCTCTGATGGTTGCTTGTAGATATGGTCATACAGACATAGTAAGAATGTTGTTAAACAAAGCAGCCGATTGTAATAAATGTGACGAGATTGGTCAGTCACCTACACTTATGGCTTCTATATATGGTCATACAACCATTGTAAGGATACTAATGGACAACGGCGCAGATTACAGTAAATGTGACAATCTTCATCAGTCACCGCTGTTTATGGCTTGTAAACATGACCATACAGACATAGTTACAATGTTGCTAGACAGAGaagcaaattacaaaaaaatatgacttGACAGGTCATCTATCGCCTATACTTATAATGTGCACAAAtggaaatttacaaatattaaagatGGTGTTAGAGAAAGAAGCAAATGATAGCAAATCCGACAATATTGCTGATTTACTTGTCATGATGGCATGTAAAAATGGCCATACAGACATAGTCAAAATGTTGTTATACAATGGAGCAGATCAAAATAAATGTGACATACAGGGTCAGTTTCCTTTATTGGTGGCCTGTAAACATGGTTATACAAATATAGTAAGAATGCTGTTAGAGAAGGAAGCAAATTATGATAAATGTGACAATGATGGAAAGTCACCAGTAATGATGGCTTGTATATATGGTCATACACAAATAATAAGAATGTTATTTGTGAAGGAAGtagattataataaatgtgacaatgATGAACAGTCACCAATAATGATGGCTTGTATGTATGGTCATACACAAATAGTAATGATGTTGTTAGACATtggagcagattataataaatgtgacaaaAGAGGTCAGTCATCTTTAATATTTGCTTGTATGcatggtcatacagaaatagCAAATCGATTATTAGAGAACGGAGTAGATTACGAGAAATGTGACTATTTGGGGCAGTCAGCTCTTGTGATTGCTTGTAGATTTGATCAAAGAGAAATAGTAAGACTGTTGTTAGAAAAAGGCGTAGATTATAATAAAGGTGGCGATTTGGATCGTTCACCATTAATTCTTGCTTGTTTCTATGGTAAAACAGAAATAGTAAGAATGTTGTTAGACAAAGGAGCAGATCAAGATAAATGTGACTCAAGAGGCCAGTCATCACTAATGTTTGGTTGTAGACATGGTTGTAGAGATATTGTAAAAATGTTGTTAGACAAGGGAGCAGATTATGATAAATGTGACCTACGAGGTCAGTCATCCGTAATGTTGGCCTGTCGACATGGACATATAGATATAGTGAGAATATTGTTAAAGAAAGGAGtagattatgttaaatgtgacGACAACAACCAGTCACCTTTAATGAAGGCATGTAGACATGGTCATTCAGATATAGTTAGAATGCTGATAAACAGGGGCGcagaaaatgtttattattttgacATGTGGGGCCAGTCACCTATAATGTTGGCTAGCAGAACTGTTCGAACAGAAATCTGTAGACGTGGTCATATAGATATAGTTAGAATGTTGTTGGAAAAAGGAGCAGATTATTTTACAAGTGACCATGTTGGGCAGACACCAATACTTGTGGCTTGTAAAACTGGTCAAACAGAAGTGGTAAGAATGTTGTTAGATAAAGGAGCAGATTTTAATACACGTGACAATCTTGGGCAGACACCAATACTTATGGCTTGCAAAACTGGTCAAACAGAAGTAGTAAGACTATTGTTAGATAAAGGAGCAGATTATAATATATGTGACAATCATGGACAGACACCTATACAAATGGCTTTTGATAATGGTCGTTCAGAAATTTGGCAGTTGTTGTTGGAAATTTTTGTTAAGACGTCTTAAACTGTATTTGTTGTGGTAAGTAAGCTCTAAATTTGTATGTGTCATATTGAAAATTCTACTGCAACATTTATGTCTGTtctgcatttattattttttcagtgaTTTACGAGCTCGAAACTAATTTAATAGATAATCAAAAATCTTAAACAAACGCAGCAGAGCAGATAAGACCGAAACAAAAGCCAAAGAGTATAATCAACACAGGACAAGAAACCAGTGCTTTTCAAAAGAGAGATATAATCCTTGTTATTAAACTATAGATTAAACAAGAACTGATTTATAATCTGTTGAGATGAACTTTGAATgtatattaaataaatgtatggAGAAGATGTCAATGTATTGAGAAAATTTTCTGAACGTTTAAAAAGTTTTTGAGTATTCTTAATTTTTACTTTATATAATATAAGATTTACAATATAACAAGTGGTAAATTAAAACCGTGACGAAACAATGATTATATTATGTTTCCTATTAATGAGATTGCTTA from Mytilus edulis chromosome 7, xbMytEdul2.2, whole genome shotgun sequence encodes the following:
- the LOC139482365 gene encoding uncharacterized protein, with the protein product MFAGVPDSKRFDVTLMITLLRHLTPMTPPAGGYDCLPHTVEVTQGADLARIKYYRNCLAHLDDGKIDTSFFNTALTDITDAIARLGGHTMEQECYQLKTKCLDYSNQEIVMNIKHSEDEIKEIKESLEEFKSSHLKLQKSHELLQGNYEEGTKRFSLLQEDHEEIKNSYASLQQKLAKSQQDTVPWNVRAQINKIYKKWKNNDKMFVSTRAAKHVLKLLQDNSCVTITASSGVGKTAILQHVALQMDANGYDIFLVTDPRDIIQYYNPNQKTLFVIDDLFGGFSLSQNDIKLWESISGHIKEIIEDNQTKIMVTCRLQVYQDNNFDILSIFNSSVCNLLSLDMCLTKNEKQSIAEVYLETKAIEISDYYGLYDCFPLLCQLYYNNPTQDIKHFFQHPYSVYEAQVDQLQKRCFGKYCALVLCVMFNNKLNEDMLTKKTDEEIKTIIENTCETCKLDRGTSRLFLKDEMESLLNTLLIKQDKSYPTTENNKLILKTKTFYTTIHDKIFHYLVNYFGQKIIDCLIKNADSCLIWETFLLERRDATDQFITIVPCQYHKLYMQRMTEDWSKGKLQDVFNNKNMKIHQFRQRFLFYLNTLDVVYQKQLVLTRDTNDKKCKRDMLYYRDDICDTVMLHCCSIGDMQMIQWCCKQGVDVNKSGICGQSPLMVACRYGHTDIVRMLLNKAADCNKCDEIGQSPTLMASIYGHTTIVRILMDNGADYSKCDNLHQSPLFMACKHDHTDIVTMLLDREANYKKI
- the LOC139483447 gene encoding ankyrin repeat domain-containing protein 50-like — encoded protein: MVLEKEANDSKSDNIADLLVMMACKNGHTDIVKMLLYNGADQNKCDIQGQFPLLVACKHGYTNIVRMLLEKEANYDKCDNDGKSPVMMACIYGHTQIIRMLFVKEVDYNKCDNDEQSPIMMACMYGHTQIVMMLLDIGADYNKCDKRGQSSLIFACMHGHTEIANRLLENGVDYEKCDYLGQSALVIACRFDQREIVRLLLEKGVDYNKGGDLDRSPLILACFYGKTEIVRMLLDKGADQDKCDSRGQSSLMFGCRHGCRDIVKMLLDKGADYDKCDLRGQSSVMLACRHGHIDIVRILLKKGVDYVKCDDNNQSPLMKACRHGHSDIVRMLINRGAENVYYFDMWGQSPIMLASRTVRTEICRRGHIDIVRMLLEKGADYFTSDHVGQTPILVACKTGQTEVVRMLLDKGADFNTRDNLGQTPILMACKTGQTEVVRLLLDKGADYNICDNHGQTPIQMAFDNGRSEIWQLLLEIFVKTS